In one Sphingomonas naphthae genomic region, the following are encoded:
- a CDS encoding catalase family protein, with the protein MAYLRYRDDIETLEPDEQETIDGIIQGMTQQSEVVEKREQHAVRASHAKSSACVVGTLTIADDLPLELAQGLFATAGSYDVAIRFAQGPGETLGDRVSTHRGMAIKVFGVEGEKLPGHDAPTQDFVLATGRTFPSGTASGFLSDAKKIGAATPMPEGVKSAVSSMARNFNKVLSLFNTAYAKADFFGHPFSHPIGDDYFSQAPVRYGDYVAKLGAVPASQAQDALGEWQLDPHEDEDGFRHAATDYFRDHEAVFELKVQLWANAETQPIEDASVEWPSQDSQYRTVATIRIPAQEAYSPARVRYFDEVMTFRPAHSLAAHRPLGSVMRARLQVYRVLSAFRHRENGVAEENTADITAIPA; encoded by the coding sequence ATGGCCTACTTGCGCTACCGCGACGACATCGAGACGCTCGAGCCCGACGAGCAGGAAACGATCGACGGCATCATCCAGGGGATGACCCAGCAGAGCGAGGTGGTCGAGAAGCGCGAGCAGCACGCCGTGCGCGCCAGCCATGCCAAGAGCTCGGCCTGCGTCGTCGGCACGCTGACGATTGCCGACGACCTTCCGCTCGAACTGGCGCAGGGATTGTTCGCCACGGCGGGCAGCTACGACGTAGCGATCCGCTTTGCGCAAGGCCCGGGCGAAACGCTGGGCGATCGCGTGTCCACGCACCGCGGCATGGCGATCAAGGTGTTCGGCGTTGAGGGTGAAAAACTGCCCGGGCATGACGCGCCGACGCAGGATTTCGTCCTTGCCACGGGACGGACGTTCCCGTCCGGAACCGCTTCCGGCTTCCTGAGCGATGCGAAGAAGATCGGCGCGGCGACGCCCATGCCCGAGGGCGTCAAGAGCGCTGTGTCGTCGATGGCGCGCAACTTCAACAAGGTGCTGAGCCTTTTCAACACCGCTTATGCCAAGGCGGATTTCTTCGGCCATCCGTTCAGCCATCCGATCGGCGACGATTATTTCAGCCAGGCGCCGGTGCGCTATGGGGACTACGTCGCCAAGCTCGGGGCGGTTCCAGCGTCGCAGGCGCAGGACGCGCTCGGCGAGTGGCAGCTCGATCCGCATGAAGACGAGGACGGCTTCCGCCATGCCGCGACCGATTACTTCCGCGACCATGAGGCGGTGTTTGAACTTAAGGTGCAGCTCTGGGCGAACGCGGAGACGCAGCCGATCGAGGACGCCTCGGTCGAGTGGCCATCGCAGGACAGCCAGTACCGCACTGTCGCCACGATCCGCATTCCTGCGCAGGAAGCCTATAGCCCGGCGCGCGTGCGCTACTTCGACGAGGTGATGACCTTTCGGCCCGCGCATAGCCTGGCCGCGCATCGGCCGCTCGGATCGGTGATGCGGGCGCGGTTGCAGGTGTATCGTGTGTTGTCCGCCTTTCGCCACCGCGAGAACGGGGTTGCCGAGGAAAACACCGCCGACATCACCGCCATCCCGGCCTAA
- a CDS encoding (2Fe-2S)-binding protein, whose amino-acid sequence MPTAVNTATYAAVPIGTVPTTLTINGETRTRAIEPWTTLLDLLREGEDLIGTKKGCDHGQCGACTVLVDGRRINSCLKLAVTLDGAEITTIEGLGQPGDLHPLQSAFCDHDAFQCGYCTPGQICSAQGLINEGKAKTREEVRELMSGNLCRCGAYSNIVDAVLDVIGEKA is encoded by the coding sequence ATGCCGACAGCCGTCAATACTGCCACATACGCTGCCGTGCCGATCGGCACGGTGCCGACCACGCTGACGATCAACGGTGAGACGCGCACCCGCGCGATCGAGCCCTGGACGACGTTGCTCGATCTGCTGCGGGAAGGCGAAGACCTGATCGGCACCAAGAAGGGCTGCGACCACGGTCAGTGCGGCGCGTGTACCGTGCTGGTCGACGGGCGCCGCATCAATTCGTGCCTCAAGCTGGCGGTGACGCTGGACGGGGCGGAGATCACTACGATCGAGGGGCTAGGCCAGCCGGGCGACCTCCATCCGCTGCAATCCGCCTTCTGCGACCACGACGCGTTCCAGTGCGGTTATTGCACGCCTGGCCAGATTTGCTCGGCGCAGGGCCTCATCAATGAAGGCAAGGCTAAAACCCGCGAGGAGGTCCGCGAACTGATGAGCGGCAATCTGTGCCGGTGCGGCGCCTATTCGAACATCGTCGATGCGGTGCTCGACGTGATCGGAGAAAAGGCATGA
- a CDS encoding FAD binding domain-containing protein, whose product MNRFDYARPTSVAEAVQAGAGEQVRYLAGGTNLIDLMKENVDRPMTVIDINRLPLDAIEELDGGGLRLGALVPNADTAWDARVEQRYPLLSSAILAGASPQLRNAATNGGNLNQRTRCYYFYDVATPCNKREPGSGCGAIGGVNRIHAILGASDQCIATHPSDMCVALTVLDATVQVTGREGDRAIPIADYHRLPGDEPWRDNTLKPGELVTGIDLPAEDFTQNYTYLKLRDRLSYAFALVSIAVAMRVEDGTIAEARVALGGVAHKPWRSTEAEKLLKGQQPSPQAFGAFADALLAGAAGQGENDFKITLARKAIVRALKQAAEATPQSQTDKRVA is encoded by the coding sequence ATGAACCGCTTCGACTATGCCCGCCCGACCAGCGTCGCCGAAGCGGTGCAGGCGGGTGCCGGAGAGCAGGTCCGCTATCTGGCGGGCGGCACCAACCTGATCGACCTGATGAAGGAGAACGTCGATCGGCCGATGACGGTGATCGACATCAACCGCCTGCCGCTGGACGCGATCGAGGAGCTGGACGGCGGTGGACTGCGGCTGGGCGCGCTCGTGCCGAACGCCGATACGGCCTGGGACGCGCGGGTCGAGCAACGCTATCCCTTGCTTTCCTCAGCGATCCTTGCCGGCGCCAGCCCCCAGTTGCGCAACGCCGCGACCAATGGCGGCAACCTCAACCAGCGCACGCGCTGCTATTATTTCTATGACGTCGCCACGCCCTGTAACAAGCGCGAGCCGGGCTCAGGCTGCGGGGCGATCGGCGGAGTCAACCGCATCCACGCGATCCTGGGCGCAAGTGACCAGTGCATCGCCACGCACCCGTCGGACATGTGCGTCGCGCTGACGGTACTCGACGCGACCGTCCAGGTGACCGGTCGTGAAGGCGACCGAGCGATCCCGATCGCCGACTACCATCGGCTGCCCGGCGACGAGCCGTGGCGCGACAACACGCTGAAGCCCGGCGAATTGGTGACGGGCATCGACCTGCCGGCCGAGGATTTCACCCAGAACTACACCTATCTGAAGCTGCGCGATCGTCTGTCCTACGCCTTTGCGCTGGTGTCGATAGCCGTCGCGATGCGGGTCGAGGACGGCACGATCGCTGAAGCGCGGGTGGCGCTCGGCGGTGTCGCACACAAGCCATGGCGCAGCACGGAAGCCGAGAAGCTGCTGAAGGGCCAGCAGCCGTCGCCGCAGGCGTTCGGCGCCTTCGCCGACGCCCTTCTCGCCGGCGCGGCCGGTCAGGGCGAGAACGACTTCAAAATCACGCTCGCCCGCAAGGCGATCGTTCGCGCACTGAAGCAGGCTGCCGAGGCCACCCCGCAATCGCAGACCGACAAGCGCGTCGCGTAA
- a CDS encoding xanthine dehydrogenase family protein molybdopterin-binding subunit, giving the protein MATAAKIGIGSSINRVDGVEKVTGTARYAAEHPVENLLYGYIVEAAIAKGRIVSIDEEAARAVPGVVEVITHLNRPHVAWTDHSYQDEMKIPGSPFRPLYDDRIHFSQQPIALVLAETFEAARFAASMVEVAYEAEAHNTDFEVAVGDKYVPKKKRSGYMAPKNRGDAAQAFADAPLKVAGDYRLAPEHHNPMEMFGSTVEWHGDGSITVWDKTQGSQGVHAYLASVFGFSKKKVRVLNPYVGGAFGSGLRPQHQVFLAVLAAKMLERSVRVTMTRNQMFSHAYRPQAIQSIALGAETTGKLTAIRNEATTSTSRYEDNMENVVTWGLMNYDCPNADAEYTVAQIDTPTSADMRAPGAATGMTLFEIAIDEMAYAAKVDPLEFRLINYSPIDAMNGTPYTSKALREAFREGAEAFKWSERSAEPRSMRDGKELVGWGCATGMWDAQFSKTSASAKLTADGNLEVACATSDIGTGSYTVMTLVAAETLGLPPEQITAKLGDSDLPTAPVEGGSWGAASTGAAVQLACQALGKKLLKAAGKIAGEPLGDAKIDDVLFEDGCIVLKDTPTVRVPFGDAMRAADLTAIEEEATAAPGFGDMWKGLHKSKNTHSAIFAEVKVDEELGVVRVTRIVDAVAAGRIINPKTARSQILGGVVMGIGMALHEETFPDHRLGRWMNHNFGEYHVPVHADIHDIQVIFVDEPDSEVTPLGVKGLGEIGIVGTAAAIANAIYHATGKRVRSLPITIDKILD; this is encoded by the coding sequence ATGGCTACCGCAGCGAAAATCGGGATTGGAAGCTCGATCAACCGCGTCGACGGGGTTGAAAAGGTCACCGGCACGGCGCGCTACGCCGCCGAGCATCCGGTGGAGAACCTGCTGTACGGCTACATCGTCGAGGCCGCGATCGCCAAAGGGCGGATCGTCAGTATCGATGAGGAAGCCGCGCGCGCTGTGCCCGGCGTTGTCGAGGTCATCACACACCTCAACCGGCCGCACGTCGCCTGGACCGACCACAGCTACCAGGACGAGATGAAGATTCCTGGCTCGCCGTTCCGGCCACTCTACGATGACCGCATCCACTTCAGCCAGCAGCCGATCGCGCTGGTGCTGGCCGAGACGTTCGAGGCAGCGCGCTTCGCCGCCAGCATGGTCGAGGTCGCCTACGAGGCGGAGGCGCACAATACCGACTTCGAGGTTGCGGTCGGCGATAAGTACGTGCCGAAGAAAAAGCGCAGCGGCTATATGGCGCCGAAAAACCGCGGAGACGCGGCGCAGGCGTTTGCGGACGCCCCGCTCAAGGTGGCCGGCGACTACCGGCTCGCGCCGGAGCACCACAATCCGATGGAGATGTTCGGCTCCACCGTCGAATGGCACGGCGACGGCAGCATCACCGTGTGGGATAAGACCCAAGGTTCGCAGGGGGTGCATGCCTACCTTGCCAGCGTGTTCGGCTTTTCGAAAAAGAAGGTACGCGTGCTCAACCCCTATGTCGGCGGCGCCTTCGGCTCCGGACTCCGACCGCAGCATCAGGTGTTCCTGGCGGTGCTCGCCGCCAAGATGCTGGAACGCTCGGTCCGGGTCACGATGACCCGCAATCAGATGTTCAGCCACGCCTATCGCCCCCAGGCGATCCAGAGCATCGCGCTGGGCGCGGAGACGACCGGTAAGCTCACCGCGATCCGCAACGAGGCGACCACCTCCACCTCGCGCTACGAAGATAATATGGAGAACGTCGTCACCTGGGGGCTGATGAACTACGACTGCCCGAACGCCGACGCTGAATACACCGTCGCTCAGATCGACACACCGACATCAGCAGACATGCGCGCGCCGGGGGCGGCAACCGGCATGACGCTGTTCGAGATCGCGATCGACGAGATGGCCTATGCCGCCAAGGTCGACCCGCTCGAGTTTCGGCTCATCAATTACTCACCCATCGATGCAATGAACGGCACACCGTACACCAGCAAGGCGCTGCGGGAGGCGTTCCGCGAGGGGGCCGAGGCATTCAAATGGAGTGAGCGCTCGGCCGAGCCGCGCTCGATGCGCGATGGCAAGGAGCTGGTCGGCTGGGGCTGCGCGACTGGCATGTGGGACGCGCAATTCTCCAAGACGTCTGCGAGCGCGAAGCTCACGGCCGACGGAAATCTGGAAGTAGCATGCGCGACTTCGGACATCGGCACCGGCAGCTACACGGTGATGACCTTGGTCGCCGCAGAGACGCTCGGCCTGCCGCCCGAGCAGATCACCGCCAAGCTGGGCGACTCAGACCTGCCGACCGCCCCGGTCGAAGGTGGATCGTGGGGGGCGGCATCGACCGGTGCGGCGGTACAGCTCGCTTGCCAGGCGCTCGGCAAGAAGCTTTTGAAGGCGGCCGGCAAGATCGCTGGTGAGCCGCTGGGCGACGCGAAGATAGACGACGTGCTGTTCGAGGACGGCTGCATCGTGCTCAAGGACACGCCAACGGTCCGGGTGCCGTTCGGCGATGCGATGCGTGCCGCTGACCTGACGGCGATCGAAGAGGAAGCAACCGCTGCGCCCGGGTTCGGCGACATGTGGAAGGGTCTGCACAAGTCAAAGAACACCCACAGCGCGATCTTCGCAGAGGTGAAGGTGGACGAGGAACTGGGTGTGGTGCGCGTCACCCGCATCGTCGATGCGGTCGCCGCTGGCCGCATCATCAACCCGAAAACCGCGCGCAGCCAGATTCTCGGCGGCGTGGTGATGGGCATCGGCATGGCACTTCACGAGGAGACCTTCCCCGATCACCGGCTGGGTCGCTGGATGAACCACAACTTCGGCGAATACCATGTGCCCGTGCATGCTGACATTCACGATATCCAGGTGATCTTCGTCGATGAACCCGATTCCGAAGTGACCCCGCTCGGGGTCAAAGGCCTTGGCGAAATAGGCATCGTCGGCACCGCTGCCGCGATTGCTAACGCGATCTATCACGCGACCGGTAAGCGGGTGCGGTCCCTGCCGATCACGATCGATAAGATCCTGGATTGA
- a CDS encoding TMEM175 family protein, whose protein sequence is MDAVLAIAITLPVTELHAPEPTDGDLAAAYLKLAPEYAAYALSVILIGLYWASSHLTGKLLQKTDHGYNLLSIGFLAAVSITPFPARPLIEHLGGDAESKTAVLAYLGVAAAPATWWFVRWVYATARGLPDPRLTDAYLRRITLKFAVTAGAYWAAFVLAFWNWRAGLIVAGIVTLSYIVPPAKPSYKPGQDPENG, encoded by the coding sequence ATGGACGCGGTGCTGGCAATTGCCATCACTCTCCCGGTGACCGAACTACACGCACCAGAGCCGACTGACGGCGACCTGGCAGCGGCATACCTAAAGCTGGCACCGGAATATGCGGCCTACGCCCTTAGCGTGATCCTGATCGGCCTTTACTGGGCTTCCAGCCACTTAACCGGCAAGCTTCTGCAAAAAACCGATCATGGCTACAATCTGCTGAGCATCGGCTTTCTTGCCGCTGTCAGCATCACGCCATTTCCTGCGCGGCCGCTCATCGAGCATCTCGGCGGTGACGCGGAAAGCAAGACCGCCGTTTTGGCCTATCTGGGCGTGGCAGCTGCGCCGGCGACGTGGTGGTTCGTGCGTTGGGTTTACGCGACCGCGAGGGGACTTCCAGACCCGCGCCTGACGGACGCCTACCTTAGGCGGATAACCCTCAAATTCGCCGTCACCGCCGGAGCCTATTGGGCAGCGTTCGTCTTGGCATTCTGGAATTGGCGTGCTGGACTGATCGTCGCGGGGATCGTTACGTTGAGCTATATCGTTCCGCCAGCAAAGCCCAGCTACAAGCCAGGCCAAGATCCGGAGAATGGCTGA
- a CDS encoding aldo/keto reductase, with the protein MKHVTLPGGEVVPSMGQGTWKMGERAERRSDEIAALRAGVELGMTLVDTAEMYGDGAAETLICEALGDRRDQLFLVSKAYPQNASRSRLAGACEASLKRLGTDRLDLYLLHWRGSVPLAETIEAMEALKSAGKIRHWGVSNLDTDDMDELVAAGGDGCVTDQILYNLVRRGPELDLLPWLTQHKVPVMAYSPVEQGRLSSHPALDKVSAQVGATPAQVALAWTLRHDGLIAIPKASSIAHVRENRAAADIVLSDADLATLDAAFPRPAVRRPLEML; encoded by the coding sequence ATGAAACACGTGACATTGCCCGGCGGGGAAGTGGTTCCTTCAATGGGTCAAGGCACCTGGAAGATGGGCGAACGTGCCGAGCGGCGATCCGATGAGATCGCTGCGCTGCGCGCCGGTGTCGAGTTGGGCATGACGCTCGTCGATACCGCTGAAATGTACGGCGATGGTGCGGCGGAAACGCTGATCTGCGAAGCGCTCGGCGACCGCCGCGACCAGTTATTCCTCGTCAGCAAGGCGTATCCACAGAATGCATCGCGCTCCCGCCTTGCCGGTGCGTGCGAGGCGAGTCTGAAGCGGCTCGGCACCGATCGGCTCGACCTCTACCTGCTCCACTGGCGGGGATCAGTGCCGCTCGCTGAGACGATAGAGGCAATGGAGGCGCTGAAATCGGCAGGAAAGATTCGGCATTGGGGTGTCAGCAACCTCGATACCGACGATATGGACGAGCTTGTCGCTGCCGGCGGGGATGGCTGCGTAACCGATCAGATCCTCTACAATCTCGTCCGTCGAGGCCCTGAGTTGGACCTGTTGCCGTGGCTCACCCAGCACAAAGTGCCAGTGATGGCGTATAGTCCCGTCGAGCAGGGACGCCTCTCAAGCCATCCCGCCCTCGACAAAGTATCGGCCCAGGTTGGCGCAACCCCTGCACAGGTCGCACTTGCCTGGACGTTGCGCCACGATGGCCTCATCGCCATCCCGAAAGCGAGTTCGATTGCACATGTGCGGGAGAACCGTGCGGCCGCAGATATCGTACTCTCCGACGCCGACCTTGCGACACTCGATGCGGCATTTCCCCGGCCAGCGGTCCGTCGCCCACTCGAAATGCTGTAG
- a CDS encoding TetR/AcrR family transcriptional regulator: protein MFDTDAALDKAVRLFWQRGYEATSMADLVAETGVAAASLYAAFDNKAGLFAAVIERYAATFSVHLYAPINDPALSTYEAVKGLLERAASSFSEPGTPAGCFMYSAAAAVSPASAAIECLLRDKRIAAEALLIERLQRGAAQGELAENTDPAVLGKFINTVMEGMSVQARDGATINELLSIAKMTLDRWPAAI from the coding sequence GTGTTCGACACTGACGCTGCGCTCGACAAGGCGGTGCGGCTGTTCTGGCAGCGCGGCTACGAGGCGACATCGATGGCCGATCTGGTGGCGGAGACTGGCGTCGCCGCCGCCAGTCTCTATGCAGCGTTTGACAACAAGGCGGGGCTGTTTGCGGCGGTGATCGAGCGCTACGCCGCGACGTTCAGCGTCCACCTCTATGCACCCATCAACGATCCGGCGTTGTCCACCTACGAGGCCGTCAAAGGCCTGCTTGAACGAGCGGCGTCATCATTCTCGGAACCTGGAACGCCGGCCGGCTGCTTCATGTATTCGGCAGCGGCAGCCGTTTCGCCGGCGTCCGCCGCCATCGAATGCCTGCTGCGCGACAAGCGTATTGCGGCGGAGGCCCTCCTGATCGAGCGTCTGCAACGCGGCGCCGCGCAGGGCGAGCTTGCGGAAAACACCGATCCGGCCGTGCTAGGCAAATTCATCAATACGGTCATGGAAGGCATGTCCGTTCAGGCGCGCGACGGCGCTACGATCAACGAACTGCTCTCCATCGCCAAAATGACACTCGATCGATGGCCGGCCGCGATATGA
- a CDS encoding zinc-dependent alcohol dehydrogenase family protein, translating to MSRIVRIHEYGDASVLRIEDVAVPAPAADEVQIAVKAIGINRAEVMFRNHAYLQEAEFPSRLGYEAAGTVVTVGADVTGFAEGEAVSVIPPLDIARWGTYGEVANVPARLVVKHPAALSFEEAAAVWMQYVTAWGALVEQAKLGKGDFVIVTAASSSVGLAAFQIARMVGATVIATTRTGAKRQALIDAGAHHVVATGEEDLVARVMEITDGQGARVVLDPVGGPSFEPLTESMARGGILLEYGALSGEPTPFPLFSVLGKSLTLKGYLYSEIVSDDAALDRAKAFIVAGLESGALKPRIARTFPLDAIQDAHRFLESNDQIGKVVVTV from the coding sequence ATGAGCCGCATCGTCCGTATCCACGAATATGGCGACGCCAGCGTCCTCAGGATTGAAGATGTGGCCGTCCCCGCGCCCGCGGCCGACGAAGTGCAGATCGCGGTGAAGGCGATAGGCATAAACCGCGCCGAGGTGATGTTCCGCAACCATGCCTACCTTCAGGAAGCCGAGTTCCCGAGCCGCCTTGGCTATGAGGCTGCCGGCACTGTCGTTACGGTCGGTGCGGACGTGACCGGGTTTGCGGAAGGCGAAGCCGTCAGCGTCATCCCCCCGCTCGATATCGCGCGCTGGGGCACTTATGGCGAGGTCGCCAACGTGCCCGCCCGCCTTGTCGTCAAGCATCCGGCGGCGCTGTCGTTCGAGGAAGCGGCGGCCGTGTGGATGCAGTATGTCACCGCCTGGGGTGCGCTGGTGGAGCAGGCAAAACTCGGCAAGGGCGATTTCGTCATCGTCACTGCTGCCTCCAGCAGCGTCGGCCTTGCTGCCTTCCAGATTGCGCGGATGGTCGGCGCGACGGTAATCGCGACGACGCGTACCGGCGCCAAGCGCCAGGCCCTGATCGATGCCGGTGCACATCATGTCGTCGCGACCGGGGAAGAGGATCTTGTAGCGAGGGTGATGGAGATAACCGATGGTCAGGGTGCGCGCGTGGTGCTCGATCCGGTCGGAGGCCCGTCGTTCGAGCCGCTGACCGAGAGCATGGCACGCGGCGGCATCCTGCTCGAATATGGCGCGCTCAGTGGCGAACCGACGCCGTTCCCGTTGTTCTCCGTGCTGGGCAAGAGCCTCACGCTCAAGGGGTATCTCTACAGCGAGATCGTCTCGGACGATGCCGCCCTCGATCGCGCCAAGGCGTTCATCGTGGCGGGTCTGGAATCGGGCGCGCTCAAGCCGCGGATCGCGCGCACTTTCCCGCTCGACGCCATCCAGGACGCTCACCGCTTCCTCGAATCGAACGACCAGATCGGCAAGGTCGTCGTTACGGTCTGA
- a CDS encoding metal/formaldehyde-sensitive transcriptional repressor: MPHSSEDKKRAITRLRRIKGQADALERAIEAGADCAPLLQQIVAMRGATNGLMAEVMESHLRETFGAGADRAGGGAGGDHDDGVEGVMKILRTYLK, from the coding sequence ATGCCACATTCATCAGAGGACAAGAAGCGAGCCATCACACGCTTGCGGCGTATCAAGGGTCAGGCGGACGCTCTGGAACGCGCGATCGAAGCGGGGGCCGATTGCGCTCCCCTGCTGCAGCAAATTGTCGCCATGCGTGGTGCGACAAATGGACTGATGGCAGAAGTGATGGAGAGTCACCTCAGGGAAACATTCGGTGCGGGCGCAGATCGGGCCGGCGGAGGCGCAGGTGGCGATCACGATGACGGCGTGGAGGGCGTAATGAAGATTCTGCGTACTTATCTTAAATGA
- a CDS encoding S-(hydroxymethyl)glutathione dehydrogenase/class III alcohol dehydrogenase, which produces MKSRAAVAFEAGKPLEIVEIDVAPPRKGEVLIRVTHTGVCHTDAYTLAGSDPEGVFPVVLGHEGAGIVIEVGEGVTSVGPGDHVIPLYTAECGKCDFCLSGKTNLCVAVRETQGKGLMPDGTTRFSYNGQPLYHYMGCSTFSEYTVVAEVSLAKINPEANPEHVCLLGCGVTTGIGAVHNTAKVQPGDSVAVFGLGGIGLAAIQGARQAKAGRIIAIDTNPSKFELARQFGATECINPKDHDKPIQQVLIEKTGWGIDHTFECIGNVHVMRAALESAHRGWGQSIVIGVAGAGEEISTRPFQLVTGRVWKGSAFGGVKGRTQLPGMVEDAMRGDIDLAPFVTHTMGLEEINEAFELMHEGKSIRTVIHY; this is translated from the coding sequence ATGAAATCTCGCGCCGCTGTAGCCTTCGAGGCGGGCAAGCCACTCGAAATCGTCGAGATCGATGTCGCCCCACCCCGGAAAGGCGAAGTCCTCATACGGGTGACGCACACCGGTGTGTGCCACACCGACGCGTACACGCTGGCGGGGAGTGATCCGGAGGGTGTTTTCCCGGTGGTTCTGGGCCACGAGGGCGCGGGCATCGTTATCGAGGTCGGTGAAGGCGTCACCAGCGTCGGACCGGGCGATCACGTGATTCCGCTCTACACCGCCGAATGCGGCAAGTGCGACTTCTGCCTGTCGGGCAAGACCAACCTGTGCGTCGCTGTCCGCGAAACGCAGGGCAAGGGCTTGATGCCCGATGGGACCACGCGCTTTTCGTACAATGGTCAGCCCCTCTATCATTACATGGGCTGTTCAACCTTCAGTGAATATACTGTCGTCGCCGAAGTCTCGCTCGCTAAGATCAATCCCGAGGCAAACCCCGAGCATGTCTGCCTGCTCGGCTGCGGCGTCACGACCGGCATCGGCGCAGTCCACAATACCGCCAAGGTCCAGCCCGGAGACTCGGTCGCCGTGTTCGGCCTCGGCGGCATCGGCCTCGCGGCGATTCAGGGTGCGCGCCAGGCGAAGGCGGGTCGCATCATCGCCATCGACACCAATCCGTCCAAGTTCGAGCTGGCACGCCAGTTCGGTGCGACCGAGTGCATCAACCCCAAGGACCATGACAAGCCCATCCAGCAAGTGCTGATCGAGAAGACGGGCTGGGGCATCGATCATACCTTCGAGTGCATCGGCAACGTCCACGTCATGCGCGCCGCGCTTGAATCAGCGCACCGTGGCTGGGGTCAGTCGATCGTGATTGGCGTTGCCGGCGCGGGCGAGGAAATCTCCACCCGCCCATTCCAGCTCGTCACGGGCCGCGTATGGAAGGGGTCCGCTTTCGGTGGCGTCAAGGGACGGACACAGCTCCCCGGCATGGTCGAGGATGCGATGAGAGGCGATATCGATCTGGCCCCATTCGTAACCCACACGATGGGTTTGGAGGAGATCAACGAGGCCTTCGAACTGATGCACGAAGGCAAGTCGATCCGCACGGTCATTCACTACTGA